In Triticum aestivum cultivar Chinese Spring chromosome 5B, IWGSC CS RefSeq v2.1, whole genome shotgun sequence, the following proteins share a genomic window:
- the LOC123115787 gene encoding uncharacterized protein, translated as MSKENFLYDMEMHPSNKRPSKDKNKDTSIHDEHVQQVKENTSADNLGGQNTSKISRGANATKHANKQQCSTTNYLGADSIDVGTVVFLKSLGNPNRNVALGTLQSIEPEYKVEGVHLGNQFWAVRVDATLAKSDQLIRPLKKVNIIGHAAGLIIAWPSTFIAKIN; from the exons ATG AGCAAGGAAAATTTTCTCTATGACATGGAGATGCATCCATCAAACAAACGTCCTTCTAAGGATAAG AACAAAGATACCTCTATCCATGATGAACATGTGCAACAAGTGAAGGAAAACACTAGTGCAGATAAT CTTGGTGGCCAGAACACTAGTAAGATCTCAAGAGGAGCTAATGCAACAAAGCATGCCAAT AAACAACAATGCAGTACAACAAATTACCTGGGTGCCGACTCAATAGAT GTTGGCACTGTAGTCTTTTTGAAGAGCTTAGGAAATCCAAACAGGAATGTTGCTCTTGGTACGCTACAAAGCATTGAGCCAGAATATAAAGTTGAGGGTGTTCATCTTGGTAACCAATTCTGGGCAGTGCGAGTTGATGCTACATTAGCAAAATCTGATCAGTTGATACGACCACTAAAAAAGGTCAACATTATTGGTCATGCAGCAGGATTAATTATCGCATGGCCTTCAACCTTT ATTGCGAAGATAAATTGA